aattttattgaGTTATTTANNNNNNNNNNNNNNNNNNNNNNNNNNNNNNNNNNNNNNNNNNNNNNNNNNNNNNNNNNNNNNNNNNNNNNNNNNNNNNNNNNNNNNNNNNNNNNNNNNNNtatatatatatttatatatatatatatatatatatacatattcCCCTTTTTTACTATTGAGGTTATATGGTTCAATGGATATATAATGAAGGTATTTATATAAGCAGTATTAATTAAAACATATagaacataaaaaaaatatgaaaaataaaaataatatgaaagatataaaaacaaaaactaaatatataaaaaatgcaaaaaaagaaatgttTTCTTTGagcaaatatataaaataattcttatttcaaataaataaataaataaataaataaatatatatatatatatatgtgttatTTCCTTTGATTGCTATTTgcttattattttttggaTTAGTTTCTTATTTTTGGACGTTGGATATCTATAAATATTTGATTTTTCCAAAGTCAATTCTTCTAGTTGCATATATAGTCCAGAAGAATCTTTGCCATACGGTCATTAGAACCATAGCTACAAATGCTCCACTAATTAATTTAAGACCAGTTAATTTTCTTTCATCATGAGCAGGTTCAGCAGCCCAACATAGGAAATTTACAACATCCTTAGCCATTTGAGAAACATTACAAGGGGTACCATCTTCATATTCAATCATATCATCTTGAAGTGGTGGAGGCATAGAAATTGATCCCCCTTCAAAATAagtattataatataaaccATTTCTTAATTCTACTCCTTCTGGTGGATCGCGATAACATgttaataatgaaaatatataatctGGCCCATTATGTCTAGCTGTTGTAATACTTGACAGGTCAGGTGGAGATGCACCACCATTTGCATATCTTGCCGCTTCTTCATTTGGATATGGCTTTGGAAATGAATCAGTTAAAATTCCTGGTCTTGTAAACATTTCTCCTGTTTCATCTGGACCATCCAAAATATCATATGAAGCTGCTATTTGTTTAACTCTATTTTCTGGATATACTTCATTTACTAAACTACGAAATTGTAATTGTTCCATAGAATGACATGTAGCACATATCTGTCTATATACTTCATATCCTCTTCTTACACTAGGTATATCATGTGAATGGAACATGGATTTAAACCAAAATGGATAATGAGGTGTATGTGGTGGTTCAGAATCCATACACCATGCTACTGGTCTCGATTGTATAGTATTATGTACTATAGTAAATCCTAATgcaaataatatataatactttaaatttaaatatttatatttttttctttcttcaTTCTCATCTTCTGTATAGGGTTCAAAGTGATTTTTTAATCTATCTTGACTCTTTTTATCTggtaaataaaaatcaCATCCTTCTTCTAATGTACCCCTACATATCTGTCTTTTGTAATCTGTGTgtgtatttttaaaattctCGTCTGGTTTAAATTTGTccaatatataataattcaaattttttattcgGTTNNNNNNNNNNNNNNNNNNNNNNNNNNNNNNNNNNNNNNNNNNNNNNNNNNNNNNNNNNNNNNNNNNNNNNNNNNNNNNNNNNNNNNNNNNNNNNNNNNNNGACTTAAAAGAAactttatataaaattatgtaatatggtgtattatatttacgtatgtaagaatattaaaaatttacttgtttattactttttttattttttttttttttacttttgtgtaataaattttaaaaaaagactacgaaaaaatggaaaaggaaaatattagcagtaaaataatatacacatataatgttaaataaaaaatcatatgcatttcattatatgtattttttttttttttttcttctttatatttttaaatatataatattaacaatttataaattgttttattaccaccaaaaaaaagaaaacataaatataacaaaataaataaaaaacatatgcaaggatttttttttaatacaatattaaatataaaaagatatatttattatatgtatatatatatatatatatatatatatatatatatatatatgtatgtattttttattgttttacatataattggaatttaaaatgtattttgtagcattattttctttatattttcgttaaatgtaataatgccataacaaattatatgataaggtatccacatatatttatatatataacatgtGAAATCATATTCAGTGAGAAGAGAAAATaagagaaaaataaaagttataaaatatatataattctatgtatcatatatatttatatgtatatatttctatagACAAATAAATCtatgttattaaaaaaagaaattcATAGGatgtttttttcttttatctttatgttaagaataaatatatcatgtctaatatattcatttaacaaactttttatttagaatataaattatatgtacaaTAAAAGGTGTCTAAAACGtgtgtattatatatgtttatatattataaataaggAATTACATGTTTTCTTATTCTTATTAAtttagtatatatatatatatatatatatatatatatatatatatatgtgtatagtataattaataattcttttttctgataattcaaataaaCCTTTAGAACTTAATGTCataatttaatatgtatattaacatatattcTATGATTAAAAAGAAGGGATGTTGTTGTTTATATTAgtattgaaaaaaatattccCTTCAATGTTACACATATGTaatttaaacaaaaaaaaaaaaataaattaattaatacacaaaatatatatatatatatatatatatatattttttttttttttgaattttatttaatttattataaaggTAAACCTATTTGCATTTTTCTATTAatcattaataataaaataaaaaagcaaacaaacaaacaaatCGTAAATATGAAATCATACCTTATGcgtataaataaaattaggaaacttaaatatttttatgcaagaataattttatacatatatataatatattattatggttaaaaaagaagaaaaaaaaaaaaaattttatttttggaatatttaatttcaaggtcatttttataatactTTACTTTTTCTACTTTAAAGAAACAGAAAAATTCATTATTACAATTAAATCATATTATCAACTTTTTAgaacaaatattataaaatcCATTGGTTAACattatacacatatataaaagcattatatacaataaatTACACCAATAgtaaatacaaaatatcGTAATATCACTgtgtttgtttttttacatgtgttttatataactaTACATGAGCTATGAAGAACATGGGTGTGATAATTAAAATCGTGTGATTTTGAacatatacaaaaaaatatattaaaccTTTAAATTGTTGAAAaaggaaagaaaaaaaaaaaaaaaaaaactcattcatttaatatatatatatatatatataaatatgtgtTTTTTGGTTAACACATATGcctatatataataaattttttttttttttttttcaatttttaataaataccctgtttatatatattatatatataatatattttatttgacaatatgtttaaaaaatatttatataattatattataatttttttatgtattttataataaatatataaaatatactaACATGCAATATGTAAAGGGGgttgatttatatatctattaTATCCAAAGGCAGTATTTCATTTTTGAAAACTAATAACTTTTATAAgtaaaaaaaggaaaatgaagaaataattaaaaaaatatatatcacaatatattataataaatatttgttttttcaaattattattatatatataataactaAATAACTCATTTGTATATATCAGCAATAATTGGATTACGATATTGActtcatattatttttttttatattaaataaataaataaatatatatatatatatatatatatatatatataattatgttaaTTTTCACTctatttaattttaaaaactGATAATGTGGTCACAATAAAAATTTCAaacataatttattttaatatatatatatatatatatataaaataagatataatataaaaaacataatGAGAATACAAACATTTCTagtaaatattatgataaataacaattgaaaaaaattaaaatatattataaattatacataacattatatattatttatacatattatatcttttatgTGAATACTTATGTTCGCACACATgcaaattaaaaaaaaaaaaaaatacgAAATAAGGgcttataaataaaaactagtaataaaaataatataatatatatatatatatatatatatatatatatatatatatataatatatataattttatatattattatattataaattaaagtgtatatttttaaatattattatttattaaaaataccATATTACTCATAGCATAAAACACATTTATAGGTTACTAaagttttattttattattttttttttttgctaTATTTTAGTAGATTCTACTTTCTTTTTTGCGCTTATTTAAAATTGGCCCCATCTtgaaatttttaaaaaaaatacttatatataattatatatatgtataataaataataattcctatataaattatatttttatttaaatttttttttaaaacttcatagaaattatattttgaaaaaaaaaaaaaataatatattattgtatatatcaatatatttatattatataaaaatatttatactttAAGAATATTCAtcttaaaatttttatattaaataaatattataataaaaaaatattttttttttttttcacatttaatattatataaaaacttaaaattaaaataaaattttatattttctttaattttaaagaatattatatataaaaacatatattttttctttggatttttaattcttttcttattatatttaatattttaacaaAAATGGCAGTAACAAAACTTGGAATTAATGGATTTGGCCGTATCGGACGTTTAGTATTCAGAGCAGCCTTTGGAAGGAAAGATATCGTAagttttaaatattatataaatatatacatatatatgaaatatattatgtttataaaaattgattatatatatttatgtttcataatgtaaatattatgaagtaatattgtaaataaataaatatataatatatatatatatatatatatatatgtacatatgtNNNNNNNNNNNNNNNNNNNNNNNNNNNNNNNNNNNNNNNNNNNNNNNNNNNNNNNNNNNNNNNNNNNNNNNNNNNNNNNNNNNNNNNNNNNNNNNNNNNNGGAAGTAGTTGCTATTAACGACCCATTTATGGATCTTAACCACTTATGCTATCTCTTGAAATACGATTCAGTACATGGTCAATTTCCTTGTGATGTAAGCCACGCTGATGGATTTTTATTAATCGGAGATAAGAAAGTCAGTGTTTTTGCTGAAAAGGATCCATCTCAAATTCCTTGGGGAAAATGCCAAGTAGATGTTGTATGTGAATCAACTGGTGTATTTTTAACCAAAGAATTAGCTAGCAGTCACCTTAAGGGAGGAGCCAAGAAGGTTATTATGTCCGCCCCACCAAAGGATGACACCCCAATTTATGTTATGGGTATTAACCACCACCAATATGATAGCAAACAACTTATTGTTTCCAATGCATCATGTACCACAAACTGCTTAGCTCCATTAGCTAAAGTTATTAATGATCGTTTTGGAATTGTTGAAGGTTTAATGACCACCGTTCATGCATCCACTGCTAACCAATTAGTTGTTGATGGTCCATCAAAGGGTGGTAAGGACTGGAGAGCAGGTAGATGTGCATTATCCAACATTATTCCAGCTTCCACTGGTGCAGCTAAAGCTGTAGGTAAAGTTTTACCTGAACTTAATGGAAAATTAACAGGTGTAGCTTTCAGAGTACCAATTGGAACTGTATCAGTTGTTGATTTAGTTTGCAGATTACAAAAACCAGCAAAATATGAAGAAGTTGCTTtagaaattaaaaaagcTGCTGAAGGTCCACTTAAAGGAATCTTAGGATACACTGAAGATGAAGTTGTTTCTCAAGATTTCGTTCATGATAACAGATCATCAATCTTTGACATGAAAGCTGGTTTAGCCTTAAACGACAATTTCTTCAAATTAGTTTCATGGTACGATAATGAATGGGGATACTCAAACCGTGTTCTTGATTTAGCCGTACACATTACTAACAACTAAGTTATTTAAACATgaagtattatatatatatatatatatatatatatatatatattatgtatattttatgaaaattaAATTACATGTTCTATTAAATAgacattatttttatatatctatttttatgcgcatataatattatacatttgcataatatatatattaaaaaaaaaaaaaaaaattatcgtaattatatatatatatatatatatatataaaccTATATGCAACCTTAATTGACGATTGGAATATCATTCATATACATTAATtacatttaaaatttattctACATTATTATACGAAGGGTTATAtttaatgtttttttttttttttattatctcgaaatatttgaatgttactttatttacatataattattttaacCCATGTAATGAACAtgtacataataatttataaatttttcaCTATCATGACATAACTGAAGTATATACTGTAAGGACATTTATATGaatcaaaataatagaGAAAGAAAAGTCAAGATATGTATTTAAATAagattataaaaaaagaatgtttataacattttatgatataatgaataaatggaatatgtatatgtaaatatatattaatttaatatcCTCTTTGAGGATATTAGGggtttaaaaaaaaaaaaaaaaaatttacatagatatatatatatatatattatgtaaaatacaaataatgttatataataaatactAAGACTCAAGataaaaacataattttttctatcTTGTTTAAAAATGAGAATTTAAAATACTTTGGATGTACACGCGTAGTGGCAACgaatttaattttattagaatcatttatgtatatacttaaataatgtataaacaaattatatatatttttatatacatcTTGATTTTGATCCTCAAGGTCTTGATGTTTATAATAGTTATTTTTCTCTAGAAATAAATCGATATTATCAAAAATTATTACGGATGGTTGATTTTTATAAGcaacataaaaaatatttttaatatatttagtATTTTCACCTATGGTTTTATTAACTAAAAGATGATTTTCAAATGGAATAATACTTACATTTTTAAACTCATAATAgatatttttcatttctttcATTATACTCTTTctcattttgtttatatatgtttgtCTCAAGTTTAATTCCTTTAAATGATTTGTAcctataatattttttctataagTGTCATATGAAAACTCTTTAGGTAAAAATTTTGTATCTGTTATTTTTCGATCAGATGTAAAAACATTAAAACCAAAATTACTATCACGTTTCTTTAGAGTAAAAgattttttcataaaaatatgtttatatctggacaatattatttgtattataaatttCATTAAAGTTGTTTTTCCTACACCATCTGTTccatatattaaaagacTACTGGGCATATTAAATTTGTTAAAGTAAAAATGAATaggatttttttttactttttcagaagtataaatattatatgaatcatattcatatttgtttatttcatataaaaatcgTTTCCTTAAATTATGTAACTTgttatctttttttaaagtattacattttatgatatatttattaacatATGGTTTACCTACAATTCTTTTTCTCatcatatgaatattattactatatatattattactatatatattattactatatatgttattactatatatattattactatatatgtaattgctatttatattattactatttatattattactatttatattattactatttatattattactatttatattattacaattcatattattacaattcatattattacaattcatatgattactatttaaattattactattcatattattactatataaattattactattcatattattactatccatattaatattattaccgtgataatttattttatttttaatacaacctttatttttcttgttACATTCATTTTGATCATCGTCTCCTTCTACAATTATATCTAAGTCGTCTATTATAtcattacatatattaacattatCCATACAACTTTGTTCTTCTTCCAAATCATTGTGATATCTACTAATcctattatatttttttatatttttatattttcttgaTATGGGTAcgttttttttaagaagCGTAGAAATGTACTGCTTTATAAAGTCTATTGAAAAACAATATTTAGATATACGATATAATACATTTCTTGATATATCCCAGTgcaaataaaaaaaaattgaaaagagtgtttcatttcttttcttattataactttttaaataatttttttgagaaaggaaatatttgtatttcttaatatatttgaaatttttcaaatttgttaacatattaaataaagatatcTTTTTACATGGTAAAAGCACTTCCTTCATATTTAATGTGTCCCATATAATTTGGTGTGTGGACAAAATATTcttatgttttttttttgttttgtttttcttaattttgGTATTATATTCATGGTTTTGTATTcgataataatatttaaaaaagcATTTAAACAAATTAATGTTATCATATGTTTTTACATAATCAATTTTGTTCGACataacattatataatttatgaatatctaaatttgttgttttttttcttatgaAAGCTTTATTCATAGCTTTATTTGcttgaatataatataatatatgtgatCTAGTAAATTGCGAAATTCTTAAATTATAATCAAATATGTTATcatacatattaaatatatatggagttttataaaatcctattaattttatagaaaattgtttatttaagtgctttaataattcattttttaaataataaatagtattatatatatccatatGTATTTCTTTATCATATGATTTTCTTTgttcttcatcatcattacATGTAAATTTACTTCTTAAAACATCTAAAACATCTTTCCCTGTATTGcttttattctttttaatgGATATTATCCAGTTATCGAAATAAGGTAAAATAATAGCacttttataaattttattcctttttatatattttgtaaaatcataaaatatatcttttagAAATTTGCTAATATCattacaattatatatacttacAATATctataatacatatttcaGACAAATCcaaatttaattttatatactcTATTAagttattataaatttcaTACGAGTTATTATCATAGCATTGTATGGAAACAAATaaattcttattattttgtaaaagTTCTGTTAGTTTTTGAATTATATTTCTGCGACGATGTATTTTTCTCTTACAATTTACCATTTTAAAAGAAtcaaaaaatgaaataataaaaagaaatatataaatataaatatataaatatatatatatatatatatatatatatatacttacAGAATTGTAGAAGGAAGAAGGTAATATTGttctttaatatattttattttattatacatgTAAGAAATATTcacaaaatatttaaaaactTATTATATGTTAGAACAATAATgtaacaatatatattattcctaagaaatatattactttttcTCATATATTTCCTTTCATATGATGAattagaagaaaaaaaaaaaaaaaaattaaataattaattgaatgaagaaaagaaaacttttatatttttccttttcatAATGTAAgagaaaaggaaaaaaaaaaaaaaaaatataaattataatctttcttcatttatatttggaaataccaaaaaaaaaaaaaaatatatatatcatgaGGAGAGAATGCATTgtaattaaataaatattaataagattataaaaaaaaaaaaaaaaaaaatttaattaaagttaatatataataatacatatatatttgataataaatcactatatattatatttattaaatccttgtattttttattattttctatcTTTTTTCCTCTACAACTTTCAACATGAAGTTgcacttttttttttttttctttatgtGGAGAATACAAAAGAAGTAAACATNNNNNNNNNNNNNNNNNNNNNNNNNNNNNNNNNNNNNNNNNNNNNNNNNNNNNNNNNNNNNNNNNNNNNNNNNNNNNNNNNNNNNNNNNNNNNNNNNNNNTACATATTGTAATGGAAGTAATAAATGgaataattaattttaaaaaatgaatttgTAATGATTAATTaaaaggatatatatatatatatatatatatattatttattttaacaATTGTTATTCTTGTTATTTCATTAAGATTGagattattttttatataatatagtcgtgattatgtttatgtataataaattattactaatatatatatatatatatatgattattattattctgTGTATacttattaatatatatattatgcTAATTGTTCtatttttgttcttttaatttttgtatatcAGGTTTTATGTTTTTGTTCATGGTATGcttcaatttttttgtttatctCTTCAAACAATTGAACATCTAGCtgattatttaaaatagAATCCTTTGCTGAAAAGATAGATGTATTTTTGAAAgcattaataatattatgcATATGATTTTGAAAATTGgaaatatgtataatttctttatcttgataattttgttttaatttttcaaaaatgaattcatatttatcattatcttGAATAAATAACCTTAAAGCATAATTAACAAtagaataattataaatattcatattaaaaaCTGGAACCatacaataaataatttttagCATTAAATTACTTGAAGatttaaatgtattaaaattattatcaaaaaaattttcatatgtTTCTAGAAATTTCATTATTTGATTTAATTCATTAACAGgtgtaataattttttcaaaacAAAAACCTGAATGAGCTAAGGTAACAAAAACATCCATTTCAATTTGTCTTATATtaaattcatttaatttatcttttaaatttgATAATTCTAATATAACTTTAAAACAAGTACtttcatttatttgttGCATTCTTGAAGCCACCGTTAAACAACATATACCCATAATCTttaaaatttctttttctaatttttttcttaataatttaaaaattataacatttaaaaatttactattacataataatacttTTAAAGCATCACATGCTACATATGCTAGTTCTTCATAATCAGTTCGAAACATTTTTTCAGATAAAACAAATAGCCATGTTTTCATATTTACATAATCATTATATCCACAATTTACTGTTTCCAATccattataaaatatatcttttaaattacAATCCTCTAAAAAATTCTCATGTAATTTTACCTTTCTTGTATTCGTAATTATTTCACGCATAGTAATAACCTTCTccatttttctttttttttNNNNNNNNNNNNNNNNNNNNNNNNNNNNNNNNNNNNNNNNNNNNNNNNNNNNNNNNNNNNNNNNNNNNNNNNNNNNNNNNNNNNNNNNNNNNNNNNNNNNAATAAATGAATAGTAGtatttataacataatatatatatatatatatatatatatatatacttatatactaattttaaaaaaaatgacaCGTGAAAAACATCAATgtcttaatttttttctatttataaacatttatTCAGATATGTTCTTACAATGATTATAcaatatacatataaaggatcatatatatatttatatttatatattcaatacAAGATGGACATAACCttattgtattatattatattatattatatataatagtttttaattaagaataaaattaaaaatgaaaaaaaagcaaaaaagaatatttttagaaaataataaaataattaattataaaaacaaatcaTTTCCctatcattttttttttttttaaatatatattctggttaaataaaagaaataaaatttaaactataaaatatcattataCTCTATAAGATAGTTTTGtttcctttttttctttttcttttttttatgttatattattaggataaatttttattgtataaATTCATTTTAAATTGAATTgtgattatatatttatatatagttttctaaaaaaaattagcacaaatattttttaaatgtgTACATAGGTATAGCACACACAAATGTAGGTATTTGTGTTCAAAACAtccatttatttttatatacaatattgttatttttttgattatttgatttgatttgattttttaaataacaGAACAAGATATTGCATATATCTTTGtaagaataaataattataagaactataatatatagaaatatattaaaaaagaaactCAGTATTACAAAAGCAAAATTATCTAGAActtaaattaaaaaaaaaaaataaataaaatgtgtatataattatttttcttacTTTTTCacgaaaaaataaaaataagctcatatgatataattaaaaatatcttatgtataagaaaaaatataataaaaatattaaaatttggaattttaaaattaaattacatatattatatatatatatatatatatatatataatttttttttttttttttttttccttttttttttttatacataagttttgaattaaaaatatttaatgaatataagataaaaatgaataaatttagctgtatattatattaatgagaaaattatatttatagctttatttttatttatttagctcatttattatatgtatatatatatatatgtatattaaaaggtaataacataataatatatatttatacacaTTTAGGTATACAATATCAAGTATGAAAAAAgatattcatataaatataatattttcattattttaaaaagacAAAATGCATTTCaggaaatataatatttagttgaatacaatatatatagcaagtttttcttttttcatttctatattattattatataatcttaaaaattatatatatacattcTTTTCAGTTTTACTTtagttattatataataaacatataaagcaacaaataaataaataaataaataaatatatatatatatatatatatatatatacatacatatatttatattatttatgtgtaATAAGAATGACCGAAGTTGAGCAACAAAGAAGAAGTGAACTAACCCCATGGGTATATAGAAAAGATTACgaatgattatataaaaagagttatattatttatatatatgaaaatgtgtattattataaattatattttgatttgtttccatttatatataatataatg
This is a stretch of genomic DNA from Plasmodium reichenowi strain SY57 chromosome 14, whole genome shotgun sequence. It encodes these proteins:
- a CDS encoding cytochrome c1 precursor, putative, coding for NRIKNLNYYILDKFKPDENFKNTHTDYKRQICRGTLEEGCDFYLPDKKSQDRLKNHFEPYTEDENEERKKYKYLNLKYYILFALGFTIVHNTIQSRPVAWCMDSEPPHTPHYPFWFKSMFHSHDIPSVRRGYEVYRQICATCHSMEQLQFRSLVNEVYPENRVKQIAASYDILDGPDETGEMFTRPGILTDSFPKPYPNEEAARYANGGASPPDLSSITTARHNGPDYIFSLLTCYRDPPEGVELRNGLYYNTYFEGGSISMPPPLQDDMIEYEDGTPCNVSQMAKDVVNFLCWAAEPAHDERKLTGLKLISGAFVAMVLMTVWQRFFWTIYATRRIDFGKIKYL
- a CDS encoding glyceraldehyde-3-phosphate dehydrogenase, putative (part of same gene as PRSY57_1462100B~gap found within coding sequence) — encoded protein: MAVTKLGINGFGRIGRLVFRAAFGRKDI
- a CDS encoding glyceraldehyde-3-phosphate dehydrogenase, putative (part of same gene as PRSY57_1462100A~gap found within coding sequence), encoding EVVAINDPFMDLNHLCYLLKYDSVHGQFPCDVSHADGFLLIGDKKVSVFAEKDPSQIPWGKCQVDVVCESTGVFLTKELASSHLKGGAKKVIMSAPPKDDTPIYVMGINHHQYDSKQLIVSNASCTTNCLAPLAKVINDRFGIVEGLMTTVHASTANQLVVDGPSKGGKDWRAGRCALSNIIPASTGAAKAVGKVLPELNGKLTGVAFRVPIGTVSVVDLVCRLQKPAKYEEVALEIKKAAEGPLKGILGYTEDEVVSQDFVHDNRSSIFDMKAGLALNDNFFKLVSWYDNEWGYSNRVLDLAVHITNN
- a CDS encoding hypothetical protein (conserved Plasmodium protein, unknown function), with the protein product MVNCKRKIHRRRNIIQKLTELLQNNKNLFVSIQCYDNNSYEIYNNLIEYIKLNLDLSEICIIDIVSIYNCNDISKFLKDIFYDFTKYIKRNKIYKSAIILPYFDNWIISIKKNKSNTGKDVLDVLRSKFTCNDDEEQRKSYDKEIHMDIYNTIYYLKNELLKHLNKQFSIKLIGFYKTPYIFNMYDNIFDYNLRISQFTRSHILYYIQANKAMNKAFIRKKTTNLDIHKLYNVMSNKIDYVKTYDNINLFKCFFKYYYRIQNHEYNTKIKKNKTKKKHKNILSTHQIIWDTLNMKEVLLPCKKISLFNMLTNLKNFKYIKKYKYFLSQKNYLKSYNKKRNETLFSIFFYLHWDISRNVLYRISKYCFSIDFIKQYISTLLKKNVPISRKYKNIKKYNRISRYHNDLEEEQSCMDNVNICNDIIDDLDIIVEGDDDQNECNKKNKGCIKNKINYHGNNINMDSNNMNSNNLYSNNMNSNNLNSNHMNCNNMNCNNMNCNNINSNNINSNNINSNNINSNNINSNYIYSNNIYSNNIYSNNIYSNNIYSNNIHMMRKRIVGKPYVNKYIIKCNTLKKDNKLHNLRKRFLYEINKYEYDSYNIYTSEKVKKNPIHFYFNKFNMPSSLLIYGTDGVGKTTLMKFIIQIILSRYKHIFMKKSFTLKKRDSNFGFNVFTSDRKITDTKFLPKEFSYDTYRKNIIGTNHLKELNLRQTYINKMRKSIMKEMKNIYYEFKNVSIIPFENHLLVNKTIGENTKYIKNIFYVAYKNQPSVIIFDNIDLFLEKNNYYKHQDLEDQNQDVYKNIYNLFIHYLSIYINDSNKIKFVATTRVHPKYFKFSFLNKIEKIMFLS
- a CDS encoding hypothetical protein (conserved Plasmodium protein, unknown function) — protein: MEKVITMREIITNTRKVKLHENFLEDCNLKDIFYNGLETVNCGYNDYVNMKTWLFVLSEKMFRTDYEELAYVACDALKVLLCNSKFLNVIIFKLLRKKLEKEILKIMGICCLTVASRMQQINESTCFKVILELSNLKDKLNEFNIRQIEMDVFVTLAHSGFCFEKIITPVNELNQIMKFLETYENFFDNNFNTFKSSSNLMLKIIYCMVPVFNMNIYNYSIVNYALRLFIQDNDKYEFIFEKLKQNYQDKEIIHISNFQNHMHNIINAFKNTSIFSAKDSILNNQLDVQLFEEINKKIEAYHEQKHKT